One genomic window of Desulfobulbaceae bacterium DB1 includes the following:
- a CDS encoding 1-(5-phosphoribosyl)-5-amino-4-imidazole-carboxylate carboxylase, producing the protein MEKKALVQLLKQVKEGRCPVDDALVAIQRMDSEDLGFACLDHHRPLRTGIPEVVFGENKSPEQIKKIFTGMLLRDGAVMATRVSAEKAAEVCRDIPDAVYHEEARMLVARKEEMREGHLFVAVVAAGTSDIPVAEEARVTLQSLGYAVTPVYDVGVAGIHRLYSRMDVLSAASVLIVVAGMEGALPSVVAGLVDIPVVAVPTSVGYGSGFGGIAALLGMLNSCAPGMAVVNIDNGFGAACMAALIVRGMKRLT; encoded by the coding sequence ATGGAAAAAAAAGCCCTTGTGCAATTGCTGAAGCAGGTGAAAGAGGGGCGCTGTCCGGTCGATGATGCCCTGGTAGCCATACAGCGGATGGATTCGGAAGATCTGGGTTTTGCCTGTCTTGACCACCATCGGCCCTTGCGGACCGGCATCCCGGAAGTTGTGTTCGGGGAAAATAAAAGCCCTGAGCAGATAAAAAAAATTTTTACCGGAATGCTCTTGCGAGACGGTGCCGTCATGGCGACCCGGGTCAGCGCCGAGAAGGCTGCTGAGGTTTGCCGCGACATCCCTGATGCCGTTTATCATGAGGAAGCCCGCATGCTGGTGGCGAGAAAAGAAGAGATGCGTGAAGGACATTTGTTTGTGGCGGTCGTTGCCGCGGGCACATCCGATATTCCCGTGGCCGAAGAGGCGAGGGTTACCCTGCAAAGTCTCGGCTACGCAGTGACCCCTGTTTATGATGTGGGAGTGGCTGGTATTCACCGCCTCTATTCGCGGATGGATGTGCTGTCCGCCGCTTCGGTGCTGATTGTCGTGGCGGGTATGGAGGGGGCGTTGCCGAGCGTGGTTGCCGGGCTGGTCGACATCCCTGTTGTCGCCGTGCCGACCAGTGTCGGCTATGGCAGCGGATTCGGCGGTATTGCCGCTCTGCTCGGCATGTTGAACAGCTGCGCGCCGGGGATGGCGGTGGTCAATATTGATAATGGTTTTGGCGCGGCCTGCATGGCGGCGTTGATAGTTCGCGGTATGAAAAGGTTGACTTAG